The Sinomicrobium kalidii genome contains a region encoding:
- the bioB gene encoding biotin synthase BioB — protein sequence MSETRHNWTKEEILEIYNKPLMELLYEAATVHRKHHDPNTVQVSTLLSIKTGGCPEDCGYCPQAARYHTDIEGNGLMSVQQVKAQALRARAAGSSRVCMGAAWRNVKDGPEFDEVLEMVRTINKLDMEVCCTLGMITENQAKRLAEAGLYAYNHNLDTSEEYYKEVISTRGYQDRLETIGNVRKTNVTVCSGGIIGMGEKLEDRAGMLVALSTLSPQPESVPINALVPVEGTPMEDQRPVDIWEMVRMVATTRIVMPETQVRLSAGRTGMSREGQAMCFFAGANSIFAGDKLLTTPNPDVNEDMEMFKMLGLNPQKPFVKKEQPNTVEAPDSHYQPLGEKPKWSRPGHSIPRNELAKERNK from the coding sequence ATGAGTGAAACAAGACACAACTGGACCAAAGAAGAAATACTGGAAATATACAACAAACCACTGATGGAACTGCTCTACGAAGCTGCCACGGTACACCGGAAACACCACGATCCGAATACCGTCCAGGTCTCTACGTTGCTGTCGATAAAAACAGGCGGATGTCCGGAAGACTGCGGTTATTGCCCACAGGCCGCACGTTACCACACGGATATAGAAGGCAATGGCCTGATGAGCGTGCAGCAGGTAAAAGCACAGGCCCTGAGGGCAAGGGCAGCAGGCAGCTCCAGGGTTTGTATGGGAGCCGCATGGCGAAATGTAAAAGACGGCCCCGAATTTGACGAAGTCCTCGAAATGGTACGCACCATCAACAAGCTTGATATGGAGGTTTGCTGTACGCTGGGGATGATCACGGAAAACCAAGCCAAACGACTGGCGGAAGCCGGGTTGTATGCCTACAACCACAACCTGGATACTTCGGAAGAATACTATAAGGAAGTGATCTCTACAAGAGGATACCAAGACCGTCTGGAAACCATAGGAAACGTTCGTAAAACTAACGTTACGGTTTGCAGCGGAGGCATTATAGGAATGGGTGAAAAATTAGAGGACAGAGCAGGTATGCTGGTTGCCCTGTCCACATTAAGCCCACAGCCCGAATCCGTTCCGATCAACGCCCTCGTGCCGGTAGAAGGAACACCGATGGAAGACCAAAGGCCCGTAGATATCTGGGAAATGGTACGTATGGTAGCCACTACCCGGATCGTAATGCCCGAAACCCAGGTACGCCTTTCTGCGGGAAGAACCGGTATGAGCAGGGAAGGACAGGCCATGTGTTTCTTTGCAGGAGCCAACTCCATTTTTGCCGGAGACAAACTGCTCACCACTCCCAACCCGGATGTCAACGAGGATATGGAAATGTTTAAAATGCTCGGTCTCAACCCGCAAAAACCTTTTGTTAAAAAGGAACAGCCCAATACTGTGGAAGCCCCGGATTCCCATTATCAACCTCTGGGAGAAAAGCCCAAATGGAGCAGGCCGGGACATAGCATTCCCCGGAATGAGCTGGCCAAAGAACGTAATAAATAA
- a CDS encoding NADP(H)-dependent aldo-keto reductase yields MKYTVLPNTDIKVSKICLGTMTWGEQNTEAEGHEQMDYAVERGINFFDTAELYSVPARKETYGSTEKIIGSWFRKTGNRDKIILASKITGPGHSNQHIRQTGFSKDDIYEALDNSLKRLQTDYIDLYQLHWPERNTNFFGKRGYEHDTDEQWQDNFAEILETLNELKKEGKIRYIGVSNETPYGVMRFLEESRKKGLPKMITVQNPYSLLNRLYEVGLAEISMREDIGLLPYSPLAFGVLSGKYLFGKPDNARMTLYPNFARYSGPQAIEATAKYHDLAKKNGLSLAQMALAFVNQQPFVTSNIIGATTMEQLRENIDSINVTLSEDIIKEINAIHTLSPNPAP; encoded by the coding sequence CACAGATATCAAGGTAAGTAAAATATGCCTCGGCACCATGACCTGGGGTGAACAAAACACGGAAGCGGAAGGACATGAACAGATGGACTATGCTGTAGAACGAGGTATTAATTTCTTTGACACCGCCGAGCTCTATTCCGTTCCCGCCAGAAAAGAGACCTACGGATCTACCGAAAAGATCATCGGCTCCTGGTTCAGGAAAACAGGAAACAGGGACAAAATAATTTTAGCCTCAAAAATAACCGGGCCCGGTCATTCCAACCAACACATCCGGCAAACAGGTTTCAGTAAAGATGACATATACGAAGCCCTCGACAACAGCCTGAAACGCCTGCAAACAGACTACATCGACCTGTACCAGCTCCACTGGCCGGAAAGAAACACCAATTTTTTCGGTAAAAGGGGGTATGAACACGATACCGATGAACAATGGCAGGACAATTTCGCCGAAATCCTCGAAACCCTGAACGAACTGAAAAAGGAAGGAAAAATACGCTACATCGGAGTCTCTAACGAAACCCCCTATGGTGTAATGCGCTTCCTGGAAGAAAGCAGAAAGAAAGGTCTTCCGAAAATGATCACCGTACAGAATCCCTATTCCTTATTGAACCGCCTTTATGAAGTTGGCCTTGCGGAGATATCCATGCGCGAGGACATTGGTTTACTCCCGTACTCTCCCCTTGCTTTTGGTGTGTTGAGTGGAAAATACCTGTTCGGCAAACCCGATAATGCCCGGATGACCCTGTACCCCAATTTTGCACGCTACAGCGGACCGCAAGCTATCGAAGCCACTGCAAAATATCATGACCTGGCGAAGAAAAACGGCTTGTCCCTTGCCCAAATGGCCCTGGCTTTTGTAAATCAGCAACCCTTTGTAACCAGCAATATCATAGGGGCAACAACCATGGAACAACTCAGGGAAAACATAGACAGTATTAATGTGACCCTGAGCGAGGATATTATCAAAGAAATAAATGCGATCCACACCCTGAGCCCAAACCCCGCACCGTAA